GAGTGTATTGACCACTTAGTAACAAGTTTTCCAGCATAGTATTTCTTAAGACTAGACATGGGTAGAAACGCAAGGTTATACTACGCGGTCCCTTTAGTTCCGCAAGCTTAAAAAGATCTTCAAGACTGCTCTTCAAGTTTTGCGTAGGGAGTCCGACCATCATTTGGGCGGCGACGGAAAACCCCTGATCAAGGAGGAGTTTAAGGGCTTTTAATCCATCTTTTTCACTATACCCTCTGTTACAAAGTGATAGCACATGGTCGTCAAGGGATGAAATTCCAAGCTCTACCATAGAGATAGGAAATTTCTTTAGCCTTTCTACAGTATCTCTAGAAATACAGAGAGGGTGAGTCGAGAAGCGAACAGAACTTCCTGAAGGCGCAGCAACTATTGCTGCTAGATATTCTTCCTGCAGCCTTTCTGGCTGGCACGTAAAACTTCCCCCAAAATAACAGAGCTCTACTGGTTCCAAAAGTGTGGATAGCATAGTTACCACCTCGTGAGGCGAAGGTGGTTGATATTCTCCAGTAATAGCCCTCTGATCACAATAGATACACCGATGAGGGCAGTTTCTCATAGGGAGGAAGACGGCTCGCCTTTTCATCTTTTCTTTATCACTACTTGTCTAAATTCTCTTTGTTTTCATTTTGCCAAAAAGAAACGGTTGTTTCTATAAGCTGCAGAAGAAAGCAAAGTTCATTTTTTGAAAAACAATGGCTCTTATACCAAATTCCCCCACCCCCATGATTTTCGAGGAGTTCTTCGAGGTGGATTCGCCCAGATTCATCTGAAGGAGTTCCTTTTACCAAATCTGTAATTTCCACATCAAGGGCTTG
This region of Aminobacterium colombiense DSM 12261 genomic DNA includes:
- a CDS encoding radical SAM protein; translated protein: MKRRAVFLPMRNCPHRCIYCDQRAITGEYQPPSPHEVVTMLSTLLEPVELCYFGGSFTCQPERLQEEYLAAIVAAPSGSSVRFSTHPLCISRDTVERLKKFPISMVELGISSLDDHVLSLCNRGYSEKDGLKALKLLLDQGFSVAAQMMVGLPTQNLKSSLEDLFKLAELKGPRSITLRFYPCLVLRNTMLENLLLSGQYTPLSVSEAAHWVGTLLYYAKNLGFSVQRVGLQQTESLERSVSAGPHHPSFGELAKSVAFVLRLTGISSKGPWIIFQKDVSLLTGHNCWGLSFLSEMTGQSPEKLKAQIVIWENTN
- a CDS encoding helix-turn-helix domain-containing protein, whose protein sequence is MSLGIRIKTLRKAARLTQQALADKTDVSRIYIQALESNRRLPSMKLLSKLAQALDVEITDLVKGTPSDESGRIHLEELLENHGGGGIWYKSHCFSKNELCFLLQLIETTVSFWQNENKENLDK